A portion of the Lolium rigidum isolate FL_2022 chromosome 1, APGP_CSIRO_Lrig_0.1, whole genome shotgun sequence genome contains these proteins:
- the LOC124699606 gene encoding probable GDP-L-fucose synthase 1 isoform X2 — MGTVTPADPHPAFLADKGGKVFLAGHRGLVGSAIHRRLLSLGFTDVVVRTHAELDLTRQAAVEAFFAAELPRYVVLAAAKVGGIHANSTFPADFIAANLQIQTNVVDAALRCGSVRKLLFLGSSCIYPKFAPQPIPEDSLLSGPLEPTNEWYAVAKIAGIKMCQAYRIQHGLDAVSAMPTNLYGPQDNFHPENSHVLPALIRRFHEAKATNAAEVVVWGSGSLLREFLHVDDLADAVIFLMDQYSGLEHLNVGSGSEVTIKELAELVKEVVGFQGKLIWDSSKPDGTPRKLMDSSKIQAMGWMPKVPLKEGLVEMYKWYVDNVIAQKNK; from the exons ATGGGCACCGTCACTCCCGCCG ATCCGCACCCCGCCTTCCTCGCCGACAAGGGCGGCAAGGTCTTCCTCGCGGGCCACCGGGGCCTGGTGGGCTCGGCCATCCACCGCCGCCTGCTCTCCCTCGGCTTCACCGACGTGGTCGTCCGCACCCACGCCGAGCTCGACCTCACCCGCCAGGCCGCCGTCGAGGCCTTCTTCGCCGCCGAGCTGCCCCGCTACGTGGTGCTCGCCGCCGCCAAGGTCGGCGGCATCCACGCCAACTCCACCTTCCCCGCCGACTTCATCGCCGCCAACCTCCAGATCCAGACCAACGTCGTCGACGCCGCCCTCCGCTGCGGCTCCGTCCGCAAGCTCCTCTTCCTCGGCTCCTCCTGCATCTACCCCAAGTTCGCGCCGCAGCCCATCCCCGAGGACTCCCTCCTCTCCGGCCCGCTCGAGCCCACCAACGAGTGGTACGCCGTCGCCAAGATCGCCGGCATCAAGATGTGCCAGGCCTACCGCATCCAGCACGGCCTCGACGCCGTCTCCGCCATGCCCACCAACCTCTACGGCCCGCAG GACAACTTCCACCCGGAGAACTCCCACGTGCTGCCCGCATTGATCCGCAGGTTCCACGAGGCCAAGGCCACCAATGCTGCCGAGGTCGTCGTCTGGGGCTCTGGCTCGCTGCTGCGTGAGTTCTTGCACGTCGATGACCTCGCTGATGCGGTCATCTTCCTGATGGATCAGTACTCTGGGCTGGAGCATCTCAATGTGGGTAGTGGAAGCGAGGTCACCATTAAGGAGCTTGCTGAGCTGGTCAAGGAGGTGGTCGGCTTCCAGGGGAAGCTCATTTGGGATTCAAGCAAGCCcgacggcacaccaaggaagctcATGGATAGCTCCAAGATACAGGCAATGGGGTGGATGCCCAAGGTTCCTCTCAAGGAGGGGCTTGTCGAGATGTACAAGTGGTATGTGGACAATGTCATCGCCCAGAAGAACAAGTAA
- the LOC124699606 gene encoding probable GDP-L-fucose synthase 1 isoform X1: MGTVTPADPHPAFLADKGGKVFLAGHRGLVGSAIHRRLLSLGFTDVVVRTHAELDLTRQAAVEAFFAAELPRYVVLAAAKVGGIHANSTFPADFIAANLQIQTNVVDAALRCGSVRKLLFLGSSCIYPKFAPQPIPEDSLLSGPLEPTNEWYAVAKIAGIKMCQAYRIQHGLDAVSAMPTNLYGPQDNFHPENSHVLPALIRRFHEAKATNAAEVVVWGSGSPLREFLHVDDLADAVIFLMDQYSGLEHVNVGSGSEVTIKELAELVKEVVGFQGKLIWDSSKPDGTPRKLMDSSKIQAMGWMPKVPLKEGLVETYKWYVDNVIAQKNK; encoded by the exons ATGGGCACCGTCACTCCCGCCG ATCCGCACCCCGCCTTCCTCGCCGACAAGGGCGGCAAGGTCTTCCTCGCGGGCCACCGGGGCCTGGTGGGCTCGGCCATCCACCGCCGCCTGCTCTCCCTCGGCTTCACCGACGTGGTCGTCCGCACCCACGCCGAGCTCGACCTCACCCGCCAGGCCGCCGTCGAGGCCTTCTTCGCCGCCGAGCTGCCCCGCTACGTGGTGCTCGCCGCCGCCAAGGTCGGCGGCATCCACGCCAACTCCACCTTCCCCGCCGACTTCATCGCCGCCAACCTCCAGATCCAGACCAACGTCGTCGACGCCGCCCTCCGCTGCGGCTCCGTCCGCAAGCTCCTCTTCCTCGGCTCCTCCTGCATCTACCCCAAGTTCGCGCCGCAGCCCATCCCCGAGGACTCCCTCCTCTCCGGCCCGCTCGAGCCCACCAACGAGTGGTACGCCGTCGCCAAGATCGCCGGCATCAAGATGTGCCAGGCCTACCGCATCCAGCACGGCCTCGACGCCGTCTCCGCCATGCCCACCAACCTCTACGGCCCGCAGGACAACTTCCACCCGGAGAACTCCCACGTGCTCCCCGCATTGATCCGCAGGTTCCACGAGGCCAAGGCCACCAATGCCGCCGAGGTCGTCGTCTGGGGCTCTGGCTCGCCGCTGCGTGAGTTCTTGCATGTCGATGACCTCGCCGATGCCGTGATCTTCCTCATGGATCAGTACTCTGGGCTGGAGCATGTCAATGTGGGGAGTGGAAGCGAGGTCACCATTAAGGAGCTTGCTGAGCTGGTCAAGGAGGTGGTCGGCTTCCAGGGGAAGCTCATTTGGGATTCAAGCAAGCCCGACGGCACGCCAAGGAAGCTCATGGATAGCTCCAAGATACAGGCAATGGGGTGGATGCCCAAGGTTCCTCTCAAGGAGGGGCTTGTCGAGACGTACAAGTGGTATGTGGACAATGTCATCGCCCAGAAGAACAAGTAA